From Uloborus diversus isolate 005 chromosome 8, Udiv.v.3.1, whole genome shotgun sequence, a single genomic window includes:
- the LOC129228275 gene encoding prohormone-1-like has protein sequence MVPCVKSAAILLLSGILIFGMMAKVNAKVLGSADKALYANDMEVGGDGDTPVDNAVLNYLFARQMNRMRNRGGDYAAELLRKRSSYWKQCAFNAVSCFG, from the exons ATGGTACCATGCGTCAAAAGTGCAGCAATACTGTTGCTCAGTGGAATTTTGATATTTGGTATGATGGCTAAAGTTAATGCTAAAGTTTTGGGATCGGCTGACAAAGCACTTTACGCAAATGACATGGAA GTGGGAGGAGACGGAGATACTCCTGTCGACAACGCAGTCCTGAACTACCTGTTCGCCCGACAGATGAACAGGATGCGGAACCGCGGTGGCGACTATGCGGCTGAACTTCTCAGGAAAAGATCGTCCTACTGGAAACAATGCGCCTTCAACGCTGTTTCCTGCTTTGGGTAG